The following are from one region of the Salvia hispanica cultivar TCC Black 2014 chromosome 1, UniMelb_Shisp_WGS_1.0, whole genome shotgun sequence genome:
- the LOC125188863 gene encoding polyphenol oxidase, chloroplastic-like, with product MQQEMMVQPDSALAFMGQPYRAGDPPPGGASGGTSKRGSHAGIHVWTGNPDNPLNENMGNFYSAARDPIFYCHHTNVDRMWTVWEDLPADYPKTIDDPDFLDAAFMFYDEKKNLVRTAAQAFPASLAETIRVVVPKPAKGKADEVLLIQGIVTDNSKLISFDIYVNDDENSTDEAVSAERAGSFTQVPHRSRSAETPSDLRIILTELYKNINIADDDDIIVVTIVPRSNGDAVTIGGVKIETRVPAA from the exons ATGCAACAGGAAATGATGGTGCAGCCCGACTCTGCCCTCGCATTCATGGGCCAGCCTTACAGGGCCGGTGATCCGCCACCAGGAGGTGCCAGTGGCGGGACATCCAAGCGCGGATCCCACGCTGGCATCCATGTCTGGACCGGAAACCCCGACAATCCTTTGAATGAAAACATGGGGAACTTCTACTCTGCAGCAAGGGACCCCATCTTCTACTGCCATCACACTAACGTCGACAGAATGTGGACCGTCTGGGAAGACCTCCCGGCTGATTACCCTAAAACCATCGATGATCCCGATTTCTTGGACGCGGCCTTCATGTTCTACGACGAGAAGAAGAACCTCGTGCGC ACTGCGGCCCAAGCCTTCCCGGCCTCGCTCGCGGAGACAATAAGGGTTGTGGTGCCCAAACCGGCGAAAGGAAAAGCGGACGAAGTGCTCCTCATCCAGGGCATTGTCACGGACAACAGCAAGCTCATCAGTTTCGATATCTACGTCAACGACGACGAAAACAGCACGGATGAGGCGGTGAGTGCGGAGCGTGCCGGGAGCTTCACGCAGGTCCCGCACAGGTCTAGGAGCGCGGAGACTCCCAGCGACCTCCGCATCATCTTGACTGAGCTCTACAAGAATATTAACATTGCGGATGATGATGATATCATTGTCGTCACCATCGTTCCCCGCTCCAACGGCGACGCTGTCACCATTGGTGGTGTTAAGATCGAAACTCGCGTTCCCGCTGCTTAG